Within the Enterobacter roggenkampii genome, the region CAGCGTCAGCCACTGGGCCGGGCGTCCCTGCCAGAGCGACAGGATCACCCACGCGCCCAGCGCCGCCGCCAGCCACCCCGGCGTAAACGACCAGACCTGCCAGAGCGCTTTGCCCTCCCCCGACATCAGGCGGTTTGGGGCAACGTTAACAAACGGTAACGCGACCGCCGCGATGGCTACGCAGGCCAGCAGCAGCAGGACGCGGTTATGACATTTTATTGGCACAGCCTTTTCCCGTTACTTCACAAGCCCTTGTTGTTTCAGGAAGTCGGCGGCCACTTTTTTGGCATCCAGCCCCTCGACGGCAATGCTGGCATTCAGCTGCTGCAGCGTTTTTTCATCCAGCTTTTCGAAGACCGGTTTGAGCCATTCTGCAATGTCCGGGTACGCTTTCAGCACCGCCTCACGCACCACCGGGGTCGGCGCATAAATTGGCTGTACGCCTTTTGGATCGGTCAGGGTCTGCAGGCCAAGCGCCGCCACCGGGCCGTCGGTGCCGTAGGCCATGGCCGCGTTAACGCCGGAGGTTTGCTGTGCCGCCGCTTTGATGGTCACTGCGGTATCCCCGCCCGCCAGCGAGAGAAGCTGCGCCTGGTCGAGCTTGAAGTCGTAGGCTTTTTCAAACGCGGGCAGCGCGTCAGGACGCTCGATAAACTCCGCCGACGCCGCAAGCTTAAAGTCGCCCTTCTCTTTCAGGTAGCGGCTGAGATCCGCCAGGGTAGTCAGCTTCCCTTTCTCCGCCACGTCCTTGCGCACGGCGATAGTCCAGGTATTGTTGGCCGGTGCCGGGGTCAGCCAGACCAGTTTGTTCTGTTCCGCGTCCAGCTTTTTGACTTTCTCATACCCGGCTTTGGCGTTTTTCCATGCCGGATCGTTTTCATCTTTGAAGAAGAATGCGCCGTTGCCGGTGTATTCCGGGTAGATATCCAGCTCGCCGGAGGTAATCGCGCCGCGCACGACGGGCGTGGTGCCGAGCTGGACTTTATTGACCGTTTTCACGCCGTGGCTTTCCAGCACCTGCAAGATGATATTGCCGAGCAGCGCGCCTTCGGTATCGATCTTCGAACCCACTTTTACCGGCTCCGCCGCCTGTAACGGCAGGCTCAGCGCCGCCAGTAACACCGCAGATCCCAACATCCCCTTTGCAATCGTCATTCCGCTATCCTCATTTTTTTGCTGCCTTTTTCAGAGGCTTGAGAGAAAAGCGTAGCTTAAAACGGCGGAATTAACCGTCAAAATGCCTTTTTAGCATAAGGTAAGACGCCTCCCCCGCAGGACGGGGGGAGGCAAAGGAGGGAAAGGTTACAGCAGCTCGAACTCGCCTTTATTCACGCGGGCGGAGTCCACGCCGATAAAGACGTTAAACTTGCCCGGTTCCGCATCGTATTTCATCTGCTGGTTCCAGAACTTCAGCGCATCCACGTCGATCGGGAAGCTGATGGTTTTGGTTTCCCCCGGCTTCAGCGTGACCTTCTCGAAGCCGCGCAGCTGTTTCACCGGACGGCTCATCGACGCGGTGACATCCTGCACGTACATCTGGATCACCGTAGCCCCTTCGCGCTTGCCGGTGTTGGTCACCTCAACGCTGGCGGTGACCTTGCCGTCACGCTTCAGGGTCGGCGCCGACATTTTCACGTCGGAGACCTTGAAGGTGGTGTAGCTCAGGCCGTAACCAAACGGATAGAGCGGGCCGTTAGCTTCGTCGAAGTAACGAGAGGTGTACTTGTTCGGCTTGTCGGCGTTGTACGGGCGACCGGTGTTCAGGTGGCTGTAGTACACCGGGATCTGCCCGACGGAGCGCGGGAAGGACATCGGCAGCTTGCCCGACGGGTTGTAATCGCCAAACAGCACGTCGGCGATGGCGTTACCGCCTTCGGTACCGGCGAACCAGGTTTCCAGAATGGCGTCAGCCTGCTGGTCCTCTTTCACCAGCGCCAGCGGACGACCGTTCATCAGCACCAGCACCAGCGGCTTGCCGGTGGCTTTCAGGGCGGCAATCAGATCGCGCTGGCTCTGTGGAATGGTGATATCGGTACGGCTGGAGGCTTCGTGCGCCATACCCTGCGCTTCACCCACGACCGCAACAACGACGTCAGACTGCTTCGCGGCGTTCACCGCCTCGTCAATCATCTCCTTCGGCGTGCGCGGATCGACCTTCACCGCTTCCTCGTACTGGTTGAGGAAGGTCACGATGTCTTTATCGTTGGTGACGTTCGCCCCTTTGGCGTAAACCACTTTGGCGTTTTCACCGACGGCACTCTTGATACCGGTCAGCACGGTCACGGACTGGTCAGCCACGCCCGCGGCAGACCAGCTGCCCATGACGTCGCGCTTGCTGTCGGCCAGCGGACCCACCACGGCAATGGTGCCGGATTTTTTCAGCGGCAGCGTGTCGAGGCGGTTCTTCAGCAGCACCAGGCTTTCGCGCGCGACGTCACGCGCCTCTTTGCGGTGCAGGCGGCTTTCGGCATTGGTATCTGCCGGGTCGGAGTCTTTCGGACCCAGGTGGCTGTACGGATCGTTAAACAGCCCCATGTCGTATTTCACGTTCAGCACGTGACGGGTGGCATCGTCCAGCTCCGCCATCGTCACCTTGCCGCTCTTCACCAGCCCCGGCAGGTACTTGCTGTAATACTCGTCGCTCATGCTCATGTTGATGCCGGACTTGAGCGCCACGCGCACCGCGTCTTCCGGATCGGAGGCGGTACCGTGTTTGATCAGCTCTTTAATCGCGCCGTGGTCGGAAACGGTGATGCCCTTAAAGCCCCACTGGTCGCGCAGCACGTCTTTCAGCAGCCAGGAATCAGAGGTCGCAGGCGTGCCGTTCAGCGAGTTCAGCGCCACCATCACCGCGCCGCTGCCCGCATCCAGCCCTGCCTTGTACGGCGGCATGTAGTCGTTGAACAGGCGCTGCGGGCTCATGTCGACGGTGTTGTACTCTTTACCGCCCTCCACCGCGCCGTAGGCCGCAAAGTGTTTGACGCTGGTCATCACCGAGTAGCGGTCCGCCGGGCTTTTGCCCTGCATCGCTTCCACCATGGTTTTACCCATCGTGGAGGTTAAATACGTATCTTCACCAAAGCCTTCCGAGCCGCGGCCCCAGCGCGGATCGCGCGAGACGTCCACCATGGGCGCCCAGGTCATGTTCAGGCCGTCGTCCGCCGCTTCATAAGCCGACACGCGCCCGACGGTTTTCACCGCGTCGAGGTTAAAGGAAGACGCTAAGCCGAGGCTGATGGGAAAGACGGTACGCTGGCCGTGCACCACGTCGTAGGCAAAGAACAGGGGAATTTTCAGGCGGCTGAGATCCATCACCTGGTCCTGCATCTTGCGGATATCCTGGCGGGTGACGGTATTAAAGATGGCGCCTACCTGCCCGTCTTTGATCATCTCGCGGATGGCCTCTTTCGGGTTATCCGGGCCGACGCTGATCAGACGCAGCTGGCCGATTTTCTCATCGACCGTCATTTTCTTGAGCAATTCCGTGACAAACGCGTCCCGCGCTTCAGGCGTGAGCGGGTGATTGCCAAACAAATCCTCTGCCAGCGCAGGTTGCAGCGCCAGGCTGACGGCGACACCTACAGAACATAGCCATTTCATGTCGTTTTACTCTCTCATCAATAACCGCCGGACGATCTCGGCCATACCGTGCGAAAAGCGCAGTGTGCCACAAACCCTCCGATCGTTGCAGGGTTATTCTCTGATTTTTCTCGTGAATACTCGACCGCTTAACAGTTAATCGCGCTATGCTTTACAGCGAGAAATTTGCCCCACCACAAGGAGTGGAAGATGTCTTCTGTTCGAACTGACGATAACAAAACCTTTATTAACGAACTGTCGCGCCTGGTTGGCTCCTCTCACCTGCTTACCGACCCGGCTAAAACCGCCCGCTACCGCAAGGGCTTCCGCTCCGGTCAGGGCGACGCGCTGGCGGTGGTTTTCCCCGGCACGCTGCTGGAGCTGTGGCGCGTCCTGAGCGCCTGCGTCGCCGCCGACAAGATTATTTTAATGCAGGCGGCCAACACCGGCCTGACCGAAGGCTCCACGCCGAACGGCAACGATTACGATCGTGACATCGTGATTATCAGCACCCTGCGCCTCGACAAGCTGCACCTGCTGGATAAAGGCGAGCAGGTGCTCGCGTTCCCCGGCACGACGCTCTACTCCCTCGAGAAAGCGCTTAAGCCGCTGGGCCGCGAACCGCACTCGGTGATCGGCTCCTCCTGCATTGGCGCCTCGGTGGTCGGTGGGATCTGCAATAACTCTGGCGGCTCGCTGGTGCAGCGCGGCCCCGCCTATACCGAGATGTCCCTGTTTGCCCGTATTGACGAAAACGGCAAGCTGACGCTGGTGAACCACCTGGGAATCGATCTCGGCGTCACGCCAGAACAGATCCTCAGCAAGCTCGACGACGATCGCGTGAAGGATGAAGACGTTCAGCACGACGGTCGCCATGCGCACGATCATGACTACGTGACCCGCGTGCGGGATATCAATGCCGATACGCCGGCGCGCTATAACGCCGACCCGGATCGCCTGTTTGAATCCTCCGGCTGCGCGGGCAAGCTGGCCGTTTTTGCGGTGCGTCTCGACACCTTCCCGGCCGAGAAAAAGCAGCAGGTATTCTACATCGGCACCAACCAGCCTGAGGTTCTGACGGAGATCCGTCGCCATATTCTGGGCGAATTCACCCACCTGCCGGTGGCGGGCGAATACATGCACCGGGACATTTACGACATCGCCGAGCGCTACGGCAAAGACACGTTCCTGATGATCGACAAGCTCGGCACCGACAAAATGCCGTTCTTCTTCACCATGAAGGGCCGTACCGACGCGATGCTGGAGAAAGTGTCGCTGTTCAAACCCCACTTCACCGACCGCTTTATGCAGAAGCTGGGCAACGTTTTCCCGGCGCATCTGCCGGAGAGGATGAAAACCTGGCGCGACAGGTACGAACATCACCTGCTGCTGAAAATGGCCGGAGACGGGATCGCCGAAGCGCAGGCCTGGCTGACCGAATTCTTTAAAACCGCCGAAGGGGATTTCTTTGCCTGTACGCCTGAAGAGGGCAGCAAAGCCTTCCTGCACCGCTTTGCCGCCGCAGGGGCCGCCATCCGATATCAGGCGGTACATTCTGAAGAGGTGGAAGATATTCTGGCGCTCGATATCGCCCTGCGGCGTAACGACACCGAGTGGTTTGAACACCTGCCGCCGGAAATCGACAGCAAGCTGGTGCACAAGCTCTATTACGGTCACTTTATGTGCTATGTCTTCCATCAGGATTACATCGTCAAGAAAGGGGTCGATGCACACGAACTGAAGGAGCAGATGCTCGCCCTTCTGCGCGAACGCGGCGCACAATATCCTGCGGAACACAACGTCGGACATCTTTATAAAGCCCCTGACGCACTTAAGCAGTTTTATCGCGCGAATGACCCTACAAACAGCATGAATCCCGGCATCGGTAAAACAACGCGGAAGAAATACTGGAAAGAGAGCGCAGACGCGGAGCGGCACATAACGCAAACGTCTGATTAATTCCTACAGCCAAATTTGAGAGATTGTTAAGCGCTCCTTAATCGTAATAGAGTAACCGCTTATCGCCGGAGAAACGTTTCTCCGGCCTTCGATAAGAGGAGCAGGCACATCATGTCGGCTATTGATGTTTTATCCGAGACCGAGCTGGAAGTGCGCGACGCCCGTCCCGATGATGTGCATGCCATTGCCGCGATCTATGCCTGGCATGTGCTTCACGGGCGCGCGTCATTTGAAGAAGTCCCCCCGACTATTGACGAAATGCGTCATCGCATGAAAAGCGTGGCGGAGAACGGTTTACCGTGGCTTATCGCGCTGTACCGCGGCATTGTGGTGGGCTACTGCTATGCCACCCCTTACCGACCGCGACACGCCTACCGCTATACCCTGGAAGAGTCGATTTACGTGGATGCCAGCATCACCGGGCGCGGTTTTGGCACGGCACTGATGGATGCGCTGATCGCACGCTGCGAGCAAGGGCCGTGGCGGCAGATGATTGCCGTGGTAGGAGATGGCAATAACAATGCCGGCTCGTTACGTCTGCATAAAAAACATGGTTTCGTGATTGTCGGTCAGCTGCGCAGCGTAGGCTACAAGAAAGGCGACTGGCGGGATACGGTGATTATGCAGCGCCCGCTCAACGATGGTGACTGGACGCTGCCGGAATAAACGCAAAACGGTAACCTGGGTTACCGTTTTTAGTGTTTGTAGGCCGGGTAAGACAAAGCCGCCACCCGGCGCTGACAGACGGCTCAGTCGTTCTGCGCCGTCGCCATCTGCTCCGCTTTCTGCTTTTTATACGTCAATGCCGCGGCCGGGACAGGCTGCACTTTTCCTGTTTCAATCCAGGTCCGCAGGCGGCTCGCGTCGGCGAAGTGCGTATATTTGCCGAAGGCATCCATCACTACCAGCGCCACCGGTTTACCGTTAAATACGGTGCGCATCACCAGACAGTGTCCAGCCGCGTTGGTAAAGCCGGTTTTGGTTAGCTGAATATTCCAGTTATCCCGGTATACCAGATGGTTAGTATTGCGGAACGGCAGCGTATAGGCCGGGTTCGCAAAGGTCGCCATCTCTTCGCGGGTGGTACTGAGCTGACCAATCAGCGGGTACTGTTTGCTGGCAATCAGCAGTTTCGTCAGATCGCGCGCCGTGGAGACGTTGTTGATCGACAGACCCGTCGGTTCAACATAGTGCGTATTGTTCATCCCCAGCGCTTTGGCTTTCGCGTTCATCGCGCGGATAAACGCGTCGTAGCCGCCCGGATAGTGGTGCGCCAGGCTCGCCGCCGCACGGTTTTCAGACGACATCAGCGCCAGCAGCAGCATATTTTTACGGCTGATCTCACTGTTCAGCCGCACGCGGGAGTAGATCCCTTTCATCTCCGGCGTGTGGCTAATATCCACTTTCAGTTTTTCGTCCAGCGGCAGATGGGCATCAAGCACCACCATCGCGGTCATTAATTTGGTAATTGAGGCGATCGGTCGCACCAGGTCCGGATGGCTGGCGTAAATCACCTTATTGGTGTTGAGATCGACAATCATCGCGCTGCCGGACGCAATTTGCGGCTGAGCAGCAGCGGTGGTCACCGCGGGCGTTTTGGCGACGGCCGGTACGACTGCGGACGCACCCAGCAACAGCGCCAGGCTAAGTAAAGAGACTCGGAATTTCAGCATGGTGAGACTTCTGATAATTATTCACGCACGTTATGACGTACACCGCCTGGGTTGTTGGATAAACACAGGCTGGCCTCGGCATCATAGCCGTCAGCGGGCGTTGTCGCCAGAGGATAATCGTGAACGGATGCTGCATTGCTGGCATTTACGCCAGCAATGCAGTGAACTCAGAAGAGACGGTATCCATAACCCCAAAGAATCACCGTCAGCGCCAGGAGCGCCTCCAGCACCAGCACCCCGATGGCGAGCGTTGAGCTCGAGAAGCTCAGCCCCTCTTCTTTATTGATATTCAGGAAGGTAGGAACCCCCAGATACAGCAGATAACCGGTGTAAAAGAGGGCAATGGTACCGATCAGCGCGCACAGCCAGACCAGTGGATAGAGCGCAACAATACCGCTTAAGAACAGCGGGGTCGCGACATACCCGGCAAAGACCATACAGTGCGCCAGCGATGGACGCTGCGGATAGTTACGCGCCATCCAGTGAATGACGCGCCCCATGACCGCCACCCCCGCCAGCATCAGGCCATAAAAGATGATGGCAAGATAGAGTCCGGTAAACCAGGAAAGCTGAACCACGGTGCCGTCACCGAAGTTCCAGCCGATTTGTGTCGTTCCGATAAAAGCGCATATTACCGGCACAGCGGCCATCAGCAGCACGTGGTGCGTGTAATGATGCGAGACCGTTTCGTTCTCACTTTTAATGACATGCATTTCACGATCGGGATGGGAGAAAAGTCCCCAGACATGGTTCATAGCGCCCCCTTGTTGTCGGCCCGTCAGCGATACCTTAAGTATAATGCAGGCTTTAGATTATTTTATGTACAGTGGGAAATTTCCGTTGATTTCCCCGCCGTTGATTCAAGGGGTATATGATTAAACGAGGCACGCAGAGGGAGAAAACCGTTACGTAATGGATATTAACGCACTCATTGAGCAATATGGCTATGCCGCGCTGGTCATCGGCAGCGTGGCAGAAGGTGAAACCATCACGCTGTTAGGGGGCGTCGCCGCGCATCAGGGGTTACTGAAGTTCCCGCTGGTTGTTGCCGCGGTCGCGCTGGGCGGGATGATAGGCGATCAGCTGCTCTACTTTCTGGGGCTGCGCTTTGGGCCCACGCTGCTCAAGCGTTTCGCAAAGCATCAGAAGAAAATCCGCCGCGCTCAGCGGCTCATTCAACGTCATCCCTACCTGTTCGTTATTGGCACGCGCTTTATGTATGGCTTTCGCATTATCGGGCCGATACTGATTGGCGCCAGCCATCTGCCGCCCAAAATTTTTCTGCCGCTCAATATTGTGGGCGCGATTGCCTGGGCGCTGATCTTTACGACGCTCGGTTATGTAGGGGGCGAAGTGATTGCGCCCTGGCTGCATAATCTCGACCAGCACCTGAAGCACTGGGCGTGGTTGATTCTGGTGGTTGTGGCGGTGATTGCGGTGCGACTGTGGCTGAAGCACCGTGAAAAGACGCGGGATGAGGAGTGAGTGCGGCCTGATGCCCTCACCCTAACCCTCTCCCACAGGGAGAGGGAACTAAAAATACCCTCTCTCACAGGGAGAGGGAAATCTATCCCTCCGGCTTAAACTGCGGGTTCGCCAGCATAAAGCCCCCGTCGACGATAAACGATTGCCCTGTTGTATAGCTGGCGTCGCTGTCACACAGCCACGCCACCAGGCTGGCAATCTCTTTCGTGTGGCCCGGCCTTGCCAGCGGGATTTCCGGCATGGAGCCTTCCTTCACTTCGCTGTCGTCCATGTCGTTCATCGGCGTGGCAATCGCACCCGGCGCGACGGCGTTCACCAGAATGTTGTGCTTCACCAGCTCCATCGCCATGGATTTGGTTAAGCCGCCGAGCGCGTGTTTTGCCGCCGTGTAGGCACTCGCTTGCGGCAGAGGCGTGTGTTCATGCACCGAGGTGATGTTCACAATCCGCCCCCCTTCCCCCTGCTTCACCATCTGCCTTGCGGCTATCTGTGAACAGAGAAACGCACCGTCCACGTCGACGGTGAAAATATTCCGCCAGTCGTCAAACGGCATCTCGAGGAACGGCGCTTTGGTCATCGCCCCTGCATTATTGACCAGCACGTCCAGCCGGCCAAAGCGCGCAATCAGCGTCTCTATGGCCTCAGCGCCTTCCGGCAGCGTGCTTAGATCAAGATGGACAGCCTCCGCGCGCTGCCCCTGCGCTTCGACTTCACGGCAGGTTTCCAGCGCCCCTTTCTCATCCGAGTGCCAGGTGACGCCAATATCAAACCCGCGCTCTGCCAGCATCAGGGCCGTGGTTTTACCGATCCCGGAATCCGATGCGGTCACAATCGCTACTCTGGTCATACTCACCTCCTGAAAAACTGCAAAGAGGTAAGTATAGTTAATGACCTTTTTTAGCCATGATGATAGCCACCGCCCAGCGCGGAGGTCAGCTGCAGCGTGGCGTCCACATACTGCCCCTTCAGCAGCAGTCCTTCGAGGCGCTCTTTGAGGGCCGGTATTCTGGCTTCACTGACCCGGGAGCCTGCAACGATCCCCGCGCTGAAACGCGCCTGCGCCAGCGCCACAACCCGTGCCGCATCTTTTTCAACCTGCTGCTGGTGGCTGTTTTTCGCCATGAGCGTTTCGACTTCACTGGCCGTGTGTGCCACCTGATTGACGGCCTCTACCACCGCTTTGTTGTAGTTGGCTACTGAAAGGTTGTTCTGCGCCTGAGCGATATCCAGCCCGGCGTTAAGCCTGCCGCTGTCGAAAATCGGCAGCGTCAGCCCGGCGGTCACGCCCATCTGCTGCGCGGACGAACGGAACAGATCGCT harbors:
- a CDS encoding ABC transporter substrate-binding protein translates to MTIAKGMLGSAVLLAALSLPLQAAEPVKVGSKIDTEGALLGNIILQVLESHGVKTVNKVQLGTTPVVRGAITSGELDIYPEYTGNGAFFFKDENDPAWKNAKAGYEKVKKLDAEQNKLVWLTPAPANNTWTIAVRKDVAEKGKLTTLADLSRYLKEKGDFKLAASAEFIERPDALPAFEKAYDFKLDQAQLLSLAGGDTAVTIKAAAQQTSGVNAAMAYGTDGPVAALGLQTLTDPKGVQPIYAPTPVVREAVLKAYPDIAEWLKPVFEKLDEKTLQQLNASIAVEGLDAKKVAADFLKQQGLVK
- the bglX gene encoding beta-glucosidase BglX, whose product is MKWLCSVGVAVSLALQPALAEDLFGNHPLTPEARDAFVTELLKKMTVDEKIGQLRLISVGPDNPKEAIREMIKDGQVGAIFNTVTRQDIRKMQDQVMDLSRLKIPLFFAYDVVHGQRTVFPISLGLASSFNLDAVKTVGRVSAYEAADDGLNMTWAPMVDVSRDPRWGRGSEGFGEDTYLTSTMGKTMVEAMQGKSPADRYSVMTSVKHFAAYGAVEGGKEYNTVDMSPQRLFNDYMPPYKAGLDAGSGAVMVALNSLNGTPATSDSWLLKDVLRDQWGFKGITVSDHGAIKELIKHGTASDPEDAVRVALKSGINMSMSDEYYSKYLPGLVKSGKVTMAELDDATRHVLNVKYDMGLFNDPYSHLGPKDSDPADTNAESRLHRKEARDVARESLVLLKNRLDTLPLKKSGTIAVVGPLADSKRDVMGSWSAAGVADQSVTVLTGIKSAVGENAKVVYAKGANVTNDKDIVTFLNQYEEAVKVDPRTPKEMIDEAVNAAKQSDVVVAVVGEAQGMAHEASSRTDITIPQSQRDLIAALKATGKPLVLVLMNGRPLALVKEDQQADAILETWFAGTEGGNAIADVLFGDYNPSGKLPMSFPRSVGQIPVYYSHLNTGRPYNADKPNKYTSRYFDEANGPLYPFGYGLSYTTFKVSDVKMSAPTLKRDGKVTASVEVTNTGKREGATVIQMYVQDVTASMSRPVKQLRGFEKVTLKPGETKTISFPIDVDALKFWNQQMKYDAEPGKFNVFIGVDSARVNKGEFELL
- the dld gene encoding D-lactate dehydrogenase, producing the protein MSSVRTDDNKTFINELSRLVGSSHLLTDPAKTARYRKGFRSGQGDALAVVFPGTLLELWRVLSACVAADKIILMQAANTGLTEGSTPNGNDYDRDIVIISTLRLDKLHLLDKGEQVLAFPGTTLYSLEKALKPLGREPHSVIGSSCIGASVVGGICNNSGGSLVQRGPAYTEMSLFARIDENGKLTLVNHLGIDLGVTPEQILSKLDDDRVKDEDVQHDGRHAHDHDYVTRVRDINADTPARYNADPDRLFESSGCAGKLAVFAVRLDTFPAEKKQQVFYIGTNQPEVLTEIRRHILGEFTHLPVAGEYMHRDIYDIAERYGKDTFLMIDKLGTDKMPFFFTMKGRTDAMLEKVSLFKPHFTDRFMQKLGNVFPAHLPERMKTWRDRYEHHLLLKMAGDGIAEAQAWLTEFFKTAEGDFFACTPEEGSKAFLHRFAAAGAAIRYQAVHSEEVEDILALDIALRRNDTEWFEHLPPEIDSKLVHKLYYGHFMCYVFHQDYIVKKGVDAHELKEQMLALLRERGAQYPAEHNVGHLYKAPDALKQFYRANDPTNSMNPGIGKTTRKKYWKESADAERHITQTSD
- a CDS encoding GNAT family N-acetyltransferase, whose product is MSAIDVLSETELEVRDARPDDVHAIAAIYAWHVLHGRASFEEVPPTIDEMRHRMKSVAENGLPWLIALYRGIVVGYCYATPYRPRHAYRYTLEESIYVDASITGRGFGTALMDALIARCEQGPWRQMIAVVGDGNNNAGSLRLHKKHGFVIVGQLRSVGYKKGDWRDTVIMQRPLNDGDWTLPE
- the pbpG gene encoding D-alanyl-D-alanine endopeptidase is translated as MLKFRVSLLSLALLLGASAVVPAVAKTPAVTTAAAQPQIASGSAMIVDLNTNKVIYASHPDLVRPIASITKLMTAMVVLDAHLPLDEKLKVDISHTPEMKGIYSRVRLNSEISRKNMLLLALMSSENRAAASLAHHYPGGYDAFIRAMNAKAKALGMNNTHYVEPTGLSINNVSTARDLTKLLIASKQYPLIGQLSTTREEMATFANPAYTLPFRNTNHLVYRDNWNIQLTKTGFTNAAGHCLVMRTVFNGKPVALVVMDAFGKYTHFADASRLRTWIETGKVQPVPAAALTYKKQKAEQMATAQND
- a CDS encoding Yip1 family protein, translating into MNHVWGLFSHPDREMHVIKSENETVSHHYTHHVLLMAAVPVICAFIGTTQIGWNFGDGTVVQLSWFTGLYLAIIFYGLMLAGVAVMGRVIHWMARNYPQRPSLAHCMVFAGYVATPLFLSGIVALYPLVWLCALIGTIALFYTGYLLYLGVPTFLNINKEEGLSFSSSTLAIGVLVLEALLALTVILWGYGYRLF
- a CDS encoding DedA family protein, translating into MDINALIEQYGYAALVIGSVAEGETITLLGGVAAHQGLLKFPLVVAAVALGGMIGDQLLYFLGLRFGPTLLKRFAKHQKKIRRAQRLIQRHPYLFVIGTRFMYGFRIIGPILIGASHLPPKIFLPLNIVGAIAWALIFTTLGYVGGEVIAPWLHNLDQHLKHWAWLILVVVAVIAVRLWLKHREKTRDEE
- a CDS encoding SDR family oxidoreductase, which gives rise to MTRVAIVTASDSGIGKTTALMLAERGFDIGVTWHSDEKGALETCREVEAQGQRAEAVHLDLSTLPEGAEAIETLIARFGRLDVLVNNAGAMTKAPFLEMPFDDWRNIFTVDVDGAFLCSQIAARQMVKQGEGGRIVNITSVHEHTPLPQASAYTAAKHALGGLTKSMAMELVKHNILVNAVAPGAIATPMNDMDDSEVKEGSMPEIPLARPGHTKEIASLVAWLCDSDASYTTGQSFIVDGGFMLANPQFKPEG